A stretch of DNA from Sphingopyxis sp. MWB1:
CCGGCGCCTTTGGCAAGATCGCCAGAAACACCATTTCGTGCAGCGCGAGCTGGTCGATATCCTTGTCGAAATAGGCGCGCGCGGCGGCCTGAACGCCAAAGCTGCGCCGCCCCAACGGAATCTCGTTGAGATAGAGTTCGAGAATCCGTTCCTTCGACAGCGCGCTTTCAATGCGCATCGCGAGGATGGCTTCGCGAATCTTGCGGCGATAGCTAAGCTCGTTGGTCAAAAGCAGGTTCTTGGCCACCTGCTGGGTGATGGTTGACGCGCCAACCGGACGACCGCTGTTGGTCAAATTGGTCAGGATCGCGGAGGCGATGCCGGGGTAATCAATGCCCCCATGTTCGAAGAAAGTCTTGTCCTCGGCCGCCAGAAAAGCCCGGATCAGGAGCGGCGGAAACTCATCATAATCGAGCTGAACCCGCCGTTCGCGCGCATAGCTGTGAACCGGCCGCCCTTCCCCGTCACGGACCATCGTGGGTAGCGGCGGTTCATAGTCGCGAAGCTGATCGACCGAAGGCAAATCGCGCGCAAAAATCGCCCAGATCAAAAACAGGCCCAGAAACCCCGCAAGGATCAGCGCCAACAGCCAGCGAAACCAGCGCCGCGTCCATTTGTCGCGAAACCAGGCGATAAGGGCATTGCCATCGCGGCGCAGGCGAAGGCGGAAATCTTGCGGACTATCGGCGGCCATAGATTTCAGCCTCTAAAGCCTGCTTTGCCGAAAGGGAAGTATGGTTGCGGTGGGCGGACAGCAAGAAACTGTCGCGTCATCAGGGCGCTACCGCCGCAATTTGCCGGGCGAAGTGCAATTGCACCGCTTCGCGGACCCCGCGGGCAATTTTTTTCTGACCGCCGGGCGAGGCCAGAAAGGCGGCATCCTCTTTGTTCGAGATAAAGCCCGTTTCGAACAGGACCGAGGGGGTGTCGGGCGCTTTCAATACGACAAAAGAAGCGAAACGATGCGCACTTGTACGGAATTTTACCTCATCCGAAGCCTCGCGCTGCAAAAGCCGCGCAAAGTCGGACGCGACATTCATCGTCTCGCGCTGCGCCAGATCGAGCAGGATCGAAGACACATCGCCGTCATGACCGCTGAGGTCTACGCCATTGATAATATTCGCTTTATTTTCCCGCGCAGCGAGCCGGGCCGCCTCACGATCCGAAGCAACTTCGGACAATGTATAGATGGACGCGCCGCGCGCTTCCTGATTTTCCGCCGCATCGGCGTGAATCGAAATGAAAAGATCCGCCTTCAACCGCCGCGCAACCCCATAGCGCTCCTCCAGCACCAGATAGCGATCATCGGAGCGCGTCAAAGCCACTCGTACGCGCCCGCTGCCCACAAGTTCGTCGCGAATCGCGCGCGCAAGCGCAAGGGTGATGTCCTTTTCATAGCGGCCATTATGGGGTGAAATGGCGCCCGGATCATGGCCCCCATGGCCCGCGTCGATTACCACCAGCGGCAAACGCTCATTGGATCCGCCATGGATGCGCGGCAGCGGCAACGCGGGTTTGGGCGTACCGATCGGCACGCTGACGCTGTAGCGCTTTTCAGGCGGCTTGGCGCGGAAGTTCGCAGGGGGCTGGAGCTCGACGCGGGGCGCGCGTGCGGCCTGGCGGAAGGCTTCGGCAGAGACAGGCTGCAAACGAAAGGACAGGCTGCGCCCGTCGGCAGCGAAATGCGCCTCTTTCACCAATGCCGGCTGCGCAAGATCGAGCACGACGCGCGCCGAGCCATCGCTTTGCTGTCCCTGACGCACCGCCCGCACCACGCCCCCGCTGCCCGGCGACTGGCCCGGCTGCGCCCCGGCAATATCGAGGGCGATACGGTCGGGGCCCGCCAGCAAAAAAGCGCTCGCCCCCGCAACCAGATCGTCAAAATGCACGGTGACCGCGCTGTCGCCGATTTCGACCGCGCCGATCTGCCCCGCCAGAGCAGCAGAGGGGCTGAATGCCATGGCCAGCAAAAATAGGCTCACACCCATTGCATGATTATGCCGCCCTCGCGGCGCATTGGTCCAGCGCTTATTCGACAAGTGAGGCCCCTAGCCGCTCTTCAAGATGAAGATTGCATTAGCCATCAGGGGTCAAACGGGCGTGAAGCAGCAAGGTTAACCGTGCGTTTAGCATGATTTCATAAAAGGACAGGCGACGACCAAGGCGTTGGATTGCGTCTTTGTTCGGCAGCGGAGGTTGCCGTGGACCGATGCCGATGCTAGCAGGGCCGTCACCGACGGTGCCGTTTTCGGTCTCGTCCGGCCTTTTGAGGGGGAAGTGCCGATCCTGCGGACAGGCGGGAGTCGGCCGCCCTGGTGCCGGATGGGCGGAAAATAGCGACTGGCCGTTGGCCCACCCGGTTGACCGGACGTTGGGGCGAAAGCCGAAAGCCCGCCCTCGCCGCCCGATCACCTCAACAGGTTGATGCCGCATGAGGCTTGCCATGCCCTCTTATTTCCGCAGCGACGCGGGCGCTTTCGCCCCAGCCGTCGCCCGGAGCCAAGACCGCATGTGCGTCCAACACCGGACGCGGCCCTTTTGCGACAATAACATCTCTATATCTGCCACCCATATCCGCCGCGGCCGCTTTGCCGGCGCGTTTGCGGAATTTTTGATTGGCGCGCCGCGGCGCGCCTGGAGTGATAATAATGACCACGCGCATGTTGATCGACGCGCGGCACCGGGAAGAAACCCGGGTCGCCGTCACCAAGGGAAACCGCATCGAGGAGTTTGATTTCGAGTCCGCTGAGCACAAGCAGCTCAAGGG
This window harbors:
- a CDS encoding N-acetylmuramoyl-L-alanine amidase, whose protein sequence is MGVSLFLLAMAFSPSAALAGQIGAVEIGDSAVTVHFDDLVAGASAFLLAGPDRIALDIAGAQPGQSPGSGGVVRAVRQGQQSDGSARVVLDLAQPALVKEAHFAADGRSLSFRLQPVSAEAFRQAARAPRVELQPPANFRAKPPEKRYSVSVPIGTPKPALPLPRIHGGSNERLPLVVIDAGHGGHDPGAISPHNGRYEKDITLALARAIRDELVGSGRVRVALTRSDDRYLVLEERYGVARRLKADLFISIHADAAENQEARGASIYTLSEVASDREAARLAARENKANIINGVDLSGHDGDVSSILLDLAQRETMNVASDFARLLQREASDEVKFRTSAHRFASFVVLKAPDTPSVLFETGFISNKEDAAFLASPGGQKKIARGVREAVQLHFARQIAAVAP